Proteins from a single region of Pseudarthrobacter sp. NIBRBAC000502772:
- the nucS gene encoding endonuclease NucS: protein MRLVIARCSVDYVGRLKAHLPLATRLLVVKADGSVLVHSDGGSYKPLNWMSPPATLRVSSPEDIDLELGVTEQWTVQSAKTDDRLIINIHEQLHESAHDLGVDPGLIKDGVEADLQRLLADQIETLGSGFSLIRREYFTAIGPVDILARDASGATVAIELKRRGDIDGVEQLTRYLELLNRDPLLAPVRGIFAAQQIKPQAKVLANDRGIDCITLDYDAMRGVDDSDSRLF, encoded by the coding sequence GTGCGACTTGTCATAGCCCGATGTTCAGTTGATTATGTTGGCCGGCTCAAAGCCCATCTTCCCCTTGCCACCAGGCTCCTGGTGGTCAAGGCCGACGGCTCGGTGCTGGTTCATTCCGACGGCGGCTCCTACAAGCCGCTGAACTGGATGAGCCCGCCCGCCACCCTGCGGGTGTCCTCGCCGGAGGACATTGACCTGGAGCTTGGCGTCACGGAACAGTGGACCGTCCAGTCCGCCAAGACCGATGACCGCCTGATCATCAACATCCACGAGCAGCTGCACGAGTCCGCCCACGACCTTGGAGTGGACCCCGGTCTCATCAAGGACGGCGTCGAAGCAGACCTCCAGCGCCTGCTTGCCGATCAGATCGAGACTCTGGGTTCAGGCTTTTCGCTCATTCGCCGCGAGTACTTCACCGCCATCGGCCCGGTGGACATCCTGGCCCGTGACGCCAGCGGGGCCACCGTGGCCATCGAGCTGAAGCGGCGGGGCGACATTGACGGCGTGGAGCAGCTCACGCGCTACCTTGAACTCCTGAACCGCGATCCGCTGCTGGCCCCGGTCCGTGGCATCTTCGCTGCCCAGCAGATCAAGCCGCAGGCCAAGGTGCTGGCCAACGACCGCGGCATCGACTGCATCACGCTGGACTACGACGCCATGCGCGGCGTGGACGACAGCGACTCCCGGCTTTTCTGA
- a CDS encoding cold-shock protein, giving the protein MAQGTVKWFNAEKGFGFITPDDSDGDVFVHYSEIQTGGFKTLDENQRVQFEIGQGAKGPQATGVTLV; this is encoded by the coding sequence ATGGCACAGGGAACCGTCAAGTGGTTCAACGCTGAAAAGGGCTTCGGCTTCATCACCCCGGATGACTCCGATGGCGATGTCTTCGTTCACTACTCGGAAATCCAGACCGGTGGCTTCAAGACCCTCGACGAGAACCAGCGCGTTCAGTTCGAAATCGGTCAGGGTGCCAAGGGCCCCCAGGCTACCGGCGTAACGCTGGTCTAG
- a CDS encoding bifunctional lysylphosphatidylglycerol flippase/synthetase MprF: MREAGASRAPALLWSAVLLPAVRRMWGYLRSVPLTLSILGIFLLVGAATGSFLSGPPEDLLSVAGVSAPGLKAGNWWSLVTSLFFATNPLAYLVASLMILLLLGLAERHLGPLQAAAFFLGGQFAAVTVFLLLTQVARYAGDGWLGLMADYSLIGPYAAVLAASLAASGRIPVLWRRRLRTGLLSVSLLLVLYVGHAETVIGLVGAAVGLAASWWNQGDHGQLHPPRSSGRETRNLLALTVAVFAVGPILTAVARTPTGPLALLRDVVLNPMPTLGQLEANCGATVEASCLEVGRTGFAGPFGLALAVVPVVLLLICADGMRRGRRMALRITLALQLAVTAMAAVYLALFALIPHYPARPHTAAMGSGFAHILPLVIVPLLLAVLLWVNRRQFRVETIPAARRRLMAVVGGVWLLLAGSYALAWFAAGGMTRDGGLLGLLAELSRQYLPVPLPNLYHRVFAERDGLESLIFGYSGPVFWLVALAGVWSVLLGRHHGSDSGHDDRAAARKLLREGGDSLSWMALWEPNRYWFSPDARGAVAYQLHGSVALTLAGPFGAADSRQRTAEGFLSYCGNRALIPAFYSCDDTLWPLLQDRGFQRVSVAQETRLSVRQLEFTGKEWQNVRTARNRAAKMGVKAVWGTYHGLPSALRARLSEVSEEWAAGKSVPEMGFTLGGMDELMDEEVLCCLAVDGDGHVHGVTSWLPVYDGGTLVSRTLDVMRRGADGFPGVMEFLIASAVLELRESVEVISLSGSPLASRPGDETPGKPVPAENLVRILDVVGHALEPVYGFRSLAAFKSRFKPEYRTLYLYYQDPLQLPAIGRALTRAYLPGLSLRQGARLVRGLVGQGS, from the coding sequence ATGAGGGAAGCTGGCGCATCCCGTGCGCCGGCCCTGCTCTGGTCAGCCGTTCTGCTTCCGGCTGTCCGAAGAATGTGGGGCTACCTGCGGTCGGTGCCACTGACCCTCAGTATCCTCGGTATTTTCCTGTTGGTCGGGGCGGCAACCGGCAGCTTCCTCAGCGGGCCGCCGGAGGACCTTCTATCTGTCGCAGGCGTCAGCGCCCCGGGTCTGAAGGCCGGCAACTGGTGGTCCCTGGTGACGTCACTGTTCTTTGCCACCAACCCGCTGGCCTATCTGGTGGCGTCCCTGATGATCCTATTGCTGCTGGGCCTGGCCGAGAGGCATCTTGGGCCGCTTCAGGCCGCAGCGTTTTTCCTCGGTGGCCAGTTTGCTGCCGTTACAGTCTTTCTGCTCCTGACCCAGGTGGCGAGGTATGCGGGAGACGGCTGGCTGGGACTGATGGCGGACTACAGCCTGATCGGACCCTACGCCGCCGTCCTGGCGGCTTCGCTGGCAGCGAGCGGCAGGATTCCGGTCCTGTGGCGGCGCCGGTTGCGGACGGGGCTGCTCTCGGTGTCGCTGCTGCTGGTCCTGTATGTGGGGCATGCCGAGACCGTCATCGGCCTGGTTGGTGCAGCGGTAGGACTCGCGGCCAGCTGGTGGAACCAGGGCGACCACGGCCAGCTTCACCCGCCCCGTTCGAGTGGCAGGGAAACCAGGAACCTGCTCGCCCTGACGGTTGCCGTGTTCGCCGTGGGGCCTATCCTTACCGCCGTTGCCCGGACGCCCACCGGCCCGCTGGCGTTGCTCCGGGACGTGGTGCTGAATCCCATGCCCACACTGGGCCAGCTTGAAGCAAACTGCGGAGCAACAGTGGAGGCATCCTGCCTGGAGGTGGGGCGGACGGGCTTCGCGGGACCCTTTGGCCTCGCCCTGGCAGTAGTGCCGGTGGTTCTGCTCCTCATCTGTGCTGACGGAATGCGCCGCGGCCGCCGCATGGCACTGCGCATCACGTTGGCCCTTCAGTTGGCGGTCACGGCGATGGCCGCCGTCTACCTGGCCCTGTTCGCGCTGATCCCGCACTATCCCGCGCGGCCGCATACGGCCGCCATGGGTTCGGGTTTTGCCCACATCCTGCCTTTGGTGATCGTCCCGCTGCTGCTGGCGGTCCTGCTCTGGGTTAACCGCCGCCAGTTCCGCGTCGAGACGATTCCTGCCGCCCGTCGTCGGCTCATGGCGGTAGTGGGTGGCGTCTGGCTCCTCCTGGCCGGGAGCTACGCCCTGGCCTGGTTTGCCGCGGGGGGAATGACGCGCGACGGCGGCCTGCTGGGCTTGCTGGCTGAACTGTCCAGGCAGTATCTGCCGGTTCCGTTGCCGAATCTCTACCACCGGGTCTTTGCCGAACGGGACGGCCTCGAGTCCCTGATTTTTGGTTATTCCGGACCGGTCTTCTGGCTCGTTGCGTTGGCCGGCGTCTGGTCCGTGCTCCTGGGCCGGCATCATGGCAGCGATTCGGGCCACGACGACAGGGCCGCGGCCCGGAAGCTGTTGCGTGAGGGCGGCGATTCACTGTCGTGGATGGCCCTCTGGGAGCCCAACCGGTACTGGTTCAGCCCGGATGCACGCGGCGCGGTCGCCTACCAGCTGCACGGCAGTGTTGCCCTGACGCTGGCCGGCCCCTTCGGTGCGGCCGACTCCCGTCAGCGGACTGCCGAAGGGTTTCTTTCCTACTGCGGCAACCGCGCGCTCATCCCGGCCTTCTACTCGTGCGATGACACGCTGTGGCCCCTGCTGCAGGACCGGGGCTTCCAGCGCGTGTCGGTGGCGCAGGAGACCAGGCTGTCCGTCCGGCAACTTGAATTCACGGGCAAGGAATGGCAGAACGTCAGGACTGCCCGCAACCGCGCCGCCAAGATGGGCGTCAAAGCCGTCTGGGGTACATACCACGGGCTTCCGTCCGCCCTGCGTGCCCGGCTCAGCGAAGTGTCGGAGGAATGGGCGGCAGGAAAATCGGTTCCGGAAATGGGATTCACGCTGGGCGGCATGGATGAGCTGATGGACGAAGAAGTGCTGTGCTGCCTGGCCGTGGATGGCGACGGCCACGTGCACGGGGTCACCAGTTGGTTGCCCGTTTACGACGGCGGGACGCTGGTCAGCCGCACACTGGACGTTATGCGCCGGGGTGCTGACGGATTCCCCGGGGTGATGGAGTTCCTCATTGCTTCGGCGGTCTTGGAGTTGCGCGAATCCGTGGAGGTGATCTCGCTCTCCGGGTCCCCGCTCGCCAGCCGGCCCGGCGACGAAACGCCGGGGAAGCCGGTGCCGGCAGAGAACCTCGTCCGCATCCTCGATGTGGTGGGCCACGCGCTCGAACCGGTCTACGGATTCCGGTCCCTGGCGGCTTTTAAATCACGCTTCAAACCCGAGTACCGAACCCTTTACCTGTATTACCAGGATCCGCTGCAGTTGCCGGCGATCGGACGGGCGCTCACCCGGGCCTATTTGCCCGGCCTTTCGCTGCGGCAGGGGGCACGGCTGGTCCGGGGCCTGGTGGGCCAGGGAAGCTGA
- a CDS encoding alpha/beta hydrolase family protein: MDWIADIRLTDGPVYWAAWVLGSTAALSLVWRPRALGRRWFLSVAAAVAAAAVVVLLVHWVLIYWASTFPEELPFDVLAWVFSAVAALLLVLLRLRTASWRRRALDVLALLAVVLLAVVQINAYFGLNRTVADLTGTALSRVPALEQELMRQPNSPATSLDGWKPASELPADGALRTASIPGTSSGLQARDSYIYLPPAYFASNRPSLPVLVLVPGQPGGPADWLTGGSLPARMDSFAARHGGVAPVVVVVDPNGSQSANNLCMDSAIAQADTYLAVDVPAWISGTLDVDSDHRQWAIGGFSFGATCAVQMATRHPELYTGVLAFSSENEPALAKERQKTVDAAFRGDTAAFDAQIPLTLLKERKYPGSVAYFAAGATDPEFVANLRTLEAAARGAGFTVGSDVVAHTGHSWDVLTPGMDNGLELLAAQWGWAK; encoded by the coding sequence GTGGACTGGATCGCTGATATCCGGTTGACCGACGGACCGGTGTACTGGGCCGCCTGGGTTCTTGGTTCCACCGCCGCACTTTCCCTGGTCTGGCGTCCGCGCGCCCTTGGCCGCCGCTGGTTCCTCAGTGTTGCCGCCGCAGTTGCCGCCGCAGCCGTCGTGGTGCTCCTGGTCCATTGGGTCCTCATCTATTGGGCCTCAACCTTCCCCGAAGAACTGCCGTTCGACGTCCTGGCGTGGGTGTTTTCCGCCGTGGCCGCCCTCCTGCTGGTGTTGCTCCGGCTTCGCACGGCGTCGTGGCGTCGCCGTGCGCTGGATGTGCTTGCCCTCCTCGCCGTGGTGCTGCTGGCCGTGGTGCAGATCAACGCTTATTTCGGCCTCAACCGGACAGTTGCGGACTTGACGGGAACGGCGCTGAGCCGCGTCCCGGCCCTGGAACAGGAGCTGATGCGCCAGCCGAACAGCCCGGCAACGTCTCTGGACGGATGGAAACCGGCCAGTGAGCTCCCTGCCGATGGCGCTCTCCGCACCGCATCCATCCCAGGAACGTCCTCGGGCCTCCAGGCACGCGACTCATACATCTACCTGCCGCCGGCCTACTTTGCTTCGAATCGTCCCAGCCTTCCGGTCCTGGTTCTGGTGCCCGGCCAGCCCGGCGGCCCTGCCGACTGGTTGACCGGCGGGTCGCTCCCGGCACGCATGGACAGTTTCGCCGCCCGGCATGGGGGAGTGGCGCCTGTTGTTGTGGTGGTTGATCCCAACGGCAGCCAGTCGGCGAACAATCTCTGCATGGACAGCGCCATCGCCCAGGCAGACACTTACCTCGCTGTCGATGTGCCGGCATGGATCTCGGGAACGTTGGACGTGGACTCCGACCACCGGCAATGGGCCATCGGCGGTTTCAGTTTTGGTGCAACCTGCGCAGTCCAGATGGCCACCCGCCACCCGGAGCTGTACACGGGTGTTCTCGCCTTTTCCAGCGAGAACGAGCCTGCGCTGGCCAAGGAACGCCAGAAAACTGTTGATGCGGCCTTCCGCGGCGACACCGCTGCCTTTGATGCCCAGATACCGCTGACGCTGTTGAAGGAGCGCAAATATCCTGGCAGCGTGGCGTATTTCGCGGCCGGGGCCACAGATCCGGAGTTCGTGGCAAATCTGCGGACCCTTGAGGCGGCGGCCCGCGGGGCAGGTTTCACCGTGGGCTCGGACGTGGTGGCACACACCGGCCATTCGTGGGACGTGCTGACTCCCGGCATGGACAATGGGCTTGAGCTGCTGGCCGCACAATGGGGGTGGGCCAAATGA
- a CDS encoding DUF2550 domain-containing protein — protein MDAPTFTFISLAIVFGLLIFALCLSGVRRFNLRRALGTVDASICVAGNSWQMGVCRYQDNDLEWFRLLSLSVRPKHKFKRSSLELLGRRKPTEAEAVKVQPDVVIVELRYEGQDLRLAMKFDAYTGLSSWLEAGPVIGVGTWR, from the coding sequence ATGGACGCTCCGACTTTTACGTTCATCTCCTTGGCAATCGTTTTCGGATTGCTGATTTTCGCACTGTGCCTTTCGGGGGTGCGCCGCTTCAATCTGCGGCGCGCCCTTGGCACAGTGGACGCCTCCATTTGCGTTGCTGGAAACAGCTGGCAGATGGGGGTTTGTCGTTACCAGGACAACGACCTTGAATGGTTCCGCCTGCTGTCCCTGAGCGTGCGTCCCAAACATAAGTTCAAGCGCAGCTCCCTGGAGCTGCTGGGCCGCCGCAAGCCCACCGAGGCCGAAGCCGTAAAGGTGCAGCCCGACGTCGTGATTGTCGAGCTGCGGTACGAAGGCCAGGATCTGCGGCTGGCCATGAAATTCGATGCCTACACGGGACTGTCCTCCTGGCTGGAAGCCGGGCCGGTCATCGGCGTGGGTACCTGGCGCTAG
- a CDS encoding F0F1 ATP synthase subunit epsilon, whose amino-acid sequence MAELEVEIVAADHFVWSGAAKMVKARTSDGEIGILPGHSPLLAILAEGELAIEPVSGNRIAVAVDGGFFSVDNNRVVIVADNAQLGDAATAGIR is encoded by the coding sequence ATGGCTGAGCTTGAGGTTGAGATTGTCGCAGCGGATCACTTCGTGTGGTCCGGAGCGGCCAAGATGGTCAAGGCCCGCACCAGCGATGGTGAGATCGGAATCCTGCCCGGCCACTCGCCCCTGCTGGCGATCCTGGCCGAAGGTGAACTGGCCATTGAGCCGGTTTCCGGGAACCGCATTGCCGTGGCTGTTGACGGCGGATTCTTCTCCGTCGACAACAACCGCGTGGTGATTGTTGCTGACAACGCCCAACTGGGTGACGCGGCTACTGCTGGGATCCGCTAG
- the atpD gene encoding F0F1 ATP synthase subunit beta: protein MTATATEHVAATSGATGRIARVIGPVVDVEFPADAIPSIYNALTTEITLNGETKTITFEVALHLGDNLIRAIALQATDGLVRGTNVVDTGSPITVPVGDGVKGHIFNVLGKPLDVDESEIQAADYWPIHRKAPAFATLEGSTEMLETGIKVIDLLTPYIKGGKIGLFGGAGVGKTVLIQEMITRVARNFGGTSVFAGVGERTREGNDLWVEMEEAGVLKDTALVFGQMDEPPGTRLRVALSALTMAEYFRDVQNQDVLLFIDNIFRFTQAGSEVSTLLGRMPSAVGYQPNLADEMGLLQERITSTKGHSITSMQAIYVPADDYTDPAPATTFAHLDATTELSREIASRGLYPAVDPLTSTSRILDPQYIGQDHYNTAVRVKQILQKNKELQDIIAILGVDELSEEDKIVVSRARRIQQFLSQNTYTAKQFTGVEGSTVTIKDTVEGFTAICDGELDHVAEQAFFNVGGLDDVERQWAKIQEQTK, encoded by the coding sequence ATGACTGCCACTGCTACCGAACACGTAGCCGCAACGTCCGGTGCGACCGGCCGTATTGCACGTGTTATTGGCCCGGTTGTCGACGTCGAATTCCCGGCTGACGCAATCCCCTCGATTTACAACGCCCTCACCACGGAGATTACCCTCAACGGTGAGACCAAGACCATCACGTTCGAGGTTGCCCTGCACTTGGGCGACAACCTCATCCGCGCCATCGCCCTGCAGGCTACCGACGGACTCGTCCGCGGCACCAACGTAGTGGACACCGGTTCTCCGATCACCGTGCCCGTCGGCGACGGCGTCAAGGGCCACATCTTCAACGTCCTCGGCAAGCCGCTGGATGTTGACGAGTCCGAGATCCAGGCTGCGGACTACTGGCCGATCCACCGCAAGGCCCCGGCCTTCGCAACGCTCGAAGGCTCCACCGAGATGCTGGAAACCGGCATCAAGGTCATTGACCTTCTCACCCCGTACATCAAGGGTGGAAAGATCGGCCTCTTCGGCGGCGCCGGCGTGGGCAAGACGGTTCTGATCCAGGAAATGATCACCCGTGTGGCCCGTAACTTCGGTGGTACCTCGGTATTCGCCGGTGTTGGCGAGCGTACCCGTGAAGGTAACGACCTCTGGGTTGAAATGGAAGAGGCAGGCGTCCTCAAGGACACCGCCCTTGTATTCGGCCAGATGGATGAGCCGCCGGGAACGCGTCTGCGCGTTGCACTGTCCGCCCTGACCATGGCGGAGTACTTCCGCGATGTGCAGAACCAGGACGTGCTGCTCTTCATCGACAACATCTTCCGCTTCACCCAGGCAGGCTCCGAGGTTTCCACCCTTCTCGGCCGCATGCCGTCGGCCGTGGGCTACCAGCCCAACCTGGCTGACGAGATGGGTCTCCTCCAGGAGCGCATCACGTCCACCAAGGGCCACTCGATCACCTCGATGCAGGCCATCTACGTTCCCGCAGATGACTACACCGACCCGGCCCCGGCCACGACCTTCGCACACCTCGACGCAACCACGGAACTTTCCCGTGAAATTGCTTCCCGTGGTCTGTACCCGGCCGTTGACCCGCTGACGTCGACGTCCCGCATCCTGGACCCGCAGTACATCGGTCAGGACCACTACAACACGGCTGTCCGTGTGAAGCAGATCCTGCAGAAGAACAAGGAACTCCAGGACATCATCGCCATCCTTGGTGTTGACGAACTGTCGGAAGAGGACAAGATCGTCGTGTCGCGTGCACGCCGTATCCAGCAGTTCCTCTCCCAGAACACCTACACCGCCAAGCAGTTCACCGGCGTCGAGGGCTCCACCGTGACCATCAAGGACACAGTTGAAGGCTTCACCGCTATCTGCGACGGCGAACTTGACCACGTTGCAGAGCAGGCGTTCTTCAACGTCGGCGGCCTGGACGATGTTGAGCGCCAGTGGGCCAAGATCCAGGAACAGACCAAGTAA
- a CDS encoding F0F1 ATP synthase subunit gamma, producing MGAQIRVYRQKISSTTSMRKIFKAMELIATSRIGKARARVAASLPYANAITRAVSAVASQSEIDHPLVTEPTQIRRAAVLVISADRGLAGSYSATVLKQAVGLTELLHEEGKEVKTYVMGRKAQAYFDFRNLSYERVWTGNTDAPEFGTAREVRAALLEAFAADYEEGGVDEIHVVYTRFKSMVTQEPTVIRLLPLEVVEEQAASESDLLPLYEFEPEAEQVLDALLPRYIESRIFAAMLQAAASELAARQRAMKSAGDNATDLIKKYTRLRNTARQAEITQELSEIVAGADALNAS from the coding sequence ATGGGAGCCCAGATTCGGGTCTACCGCCAGAAGATCAGCTCGACCACGTCGATGCGCAAGATCTTCAAGGCGATGGAACTGATCGCTACCTCGCGCATTGGCAAGGCCCGCGCACGCGTAGCGGCTTCACTGCCTTACGCAAACGCGATTACGCGTGCCGTTTCTGCTGTCGCAAGCCAGAGCGAAATCGACCACCCGCTGGTCACCGAGCCGACGCAAATCCGCCGGGCAGCTGTCCTGGTTATCAGTGCAGACCGCGGCCTTGCAGGATCCTACTCGGCGACAGTGCTTAAGCAGGCGGTCGGTCTCACCGAGCTGCTCCACGAGGAGGGCAAAGAAGTCAAGACGTACGTGATGGGCCGCAAGGCCCAGGCGTACTTCGACTTCCGCAACCTTTCTTACGAGCGCGTGTGGACCGGCAACACTGACGCGCCGGAGTTTGGAACTGCACGTGAGGTCCGCGCGGCATTGCTCGAAGCCTTCGCTGCAGACTACGAAGAGGGCGGCGTGGACGAGATCCATGTTGTTTACACCCGCTTCAAGTCCATGGTGACGCAGGAGCCGACGGTCATCCGTCTTCTTCCGCTTGAGGTTGTCGAAGAGCAGGCGGCGTCCGAGTCGGACCTCCTGCCGCTCTACGAATTCGAGCCGGAAGCGGAGCAGGTTCTTGATGCCCTGCTCCCGCGCTACATCGAGTCACGCATTTTCGCCGCCATGTTGCAGGCAGCAGCTTCCGAGCTCGCAGCCCGCCAGCGGGCGATGAAGTCCGCCGGTGACAATGCCACGGACCTCATCAAGAAGTACACGCGTCTGCGCAACACTGCCCGTCAGGCTGAAATTACGCAGGAGCTTTCCGAAATTGTTGCCGGTGCTGACGCCTTGAACGCGTCCTAG
- the atpA gene encoding F0F1 ATP synthase subunit alpha has protein sequence MAELTINADDVRIALNEFAASYEPGNAERVEVGRVTTAGDGIARVEGLPSVMANELLRFEDGTLGLAQNLDVREIGVIVLGDFTGIEEGQEVHRTGQVLSVPVGDAFLGRVVDPLGQPIDDLGEIKTTETRALELQAPGVTQRKSVHEPMQTGLKAIDAMIPIGRGQRQLIIGDRQTGKSAIAIDTIINQKANWASGDVTKQVRCIYVAIGQKASTIAAVRQTLEDNGALEYTTIVASPASDPAGFKYLAPYAGSAIGQHWMYGGKHVLIVFDDLSKQAEAYRAVSLLLRRPPGREAYPGDVFYLHSRLLERCAKLSDELGAGSMTGLPLIETKANDVSAYIPTNVISITDGQIFLQSDLFNANQRPAVDVGVSVSRVGGAAQVKSMKKVSGTLKLELAQYRDMQAFAMFASDLDAASRQQLTRGARLMELLKQGQYSPFPIENQVVSIWAGTNGHLDEVPVEDINRFETEFLEHLKHKSSILTTLAQTNVMDDDTAEALKTAIVAFKKGFFGEGDNRLVGAGHEEHEAISEADVDQEKIVKQKR, from the coding sequence ATGGCCGAATTGACCATCAACGCCGACGACGTCCGTATTGCGTTGAACGAGTTCGCGGCGTCCTACGAACCCGGAAACGCTGAGCGCGTAGAGGTTGGCCGTGTAACAACCGCAGGTGACGGCATCGCCCGTGTTGAGGGCCTTCCCTCGGTCATGGCGAACGAGCTGCTTCGCTTCGAAGACGGCACCCTGGGCCTGGCCCAGAACCTTGACGTCCGCGAGATCGGTGTCATCGTACTCGGTGACTTCACCGGCATCGAAGAGGGCCAGGAAGTCCACCGCACCGGGCAGGTTCTGTCCGTACCGGTAGGCGACGCCTTCCTCGGCCGCGTGGTTGACCCCTTGGGCCAGCCCATCGACGACCTCGGCGAAATCAAGACCACCGAAACCCGTGCACTGGAACTCCAGGCGCCCGGCGTGACCCAGCGTAAGTCGGTCCACGAACCGATGCAGACCGGTCTGAAGGCTATCGACGCCATGATCCCGATCGGCCGCGGTCAGCGTCAGCTGATCATCGGTGACCGCCAGACCGGCAAGTCGGCTATCGCCATCGACACCATCATCAACCAGAAGGCCAACTGGGCTTCCGGCGATGTGACCAAGCAGGTGCGTTGCATCTACGTGGCAATCGGTCAGAAGGCATCCACCATCGCGGCTGTCCGCCAGACCCTCGAGGACAACGGCGCACTGGAATACACCACCATTGTGGCTTCCCCCGCGTCTGACCCCGCAGGCTTCAAGTACTTGGCACCGTACGCCGGTTCGGCCATCGGCCAGCACTGGATGTACGGCGGCAAGCACGTCCTCATCGTGTTCGATGACCTCTCCAAGCAGGCCGAGGCCTACCGTGCAGTTTCGCTGCTGCTGCGCCGCCCGCCGGGACGCGAAGCCTACCCGGGCGACGTCTTCTACTTGCACTCCCGCCTGCTGGAGCGTTGTGCCAAGCTCTCCGACGAGCTCGGTGCCGGCTCGATGACCGGCCTGCCGCTCATCGAAACCAAGGCAAACGACGTCTCTGCCTACATCCCGACCAACGTGATCTCCATTACCGATGGCCAGATCTTCCTGCAGTCGGACCTCTTCAACGCCAACCAGCGTCCGGCCGTCGACGTGGGTGTCTCTGTGTCCCGCGTGGGTGGTGCTGCGCAGGTCAAGTCCATGAAGAAGGTCTCCGGTACTTTGAAGCTGGAACTGGCCCAGTACCGCGACATGCAGGCTTTCGCCATGTTCGCGTCGGACCTCGATGCCGCATCGCGCCAGCAGCTGACCCGCGGCGCCCGCCTGATGGAACTGCTCAAGCAGGGCCAGTACTCACCGTTCCCGATCGAGAACCAGGTTGTGTCCATCTGGGCAGGTACCAACGGCCACCTCGACGAGGTTCCGGTTGAGGACATCAACCGCTTCGAGACCGAATTCCTGGAGCACCTCAAGCACAAGTCCTCCATCCTGACCACGCTGGCGCAGACCAACGTTATGGACGATGACACCGCTGAAGCACTGAAGACCGCGATTGTGGCCTTCAAAAAGGGCTTCTTCGGTGAAGGTGACAACCGCCTGGTAGGCGCCGGCCACGAGGAGCACGAAGCTATCTCGGAAGCCGATGTAGACCAGGAAAAGATCGTCAAGCAGAAGCGCTAG
- a CDS encoding F0F1 ATP synthase subunit delta → MSGVSSESLTTALTQLEAKLPLASLQLAKELFGILGTVDSSAGLRRALTDPSRTGDEKSALVRQLVGGKVSAEAADIAGGLASSRWASARDIGDALETLAATVVIAVAENKSAVSASGISGLEELENDLFSFNQAVASNHEVQRALSEPQASAAAKTALAQKLHPGAGEEAKVLIAQAVSQPRGIKATRLVARFAELAAKRQQRWIATVSVTRPLTETQFARLQAGLNSLYGRELKINLTVDPELIGGIRVQVGDEVLDASVITRLGQLHRQLAG, encoded by the coding sequence ATGTCAGGTGTATCGAGCGAATCGCTGACCACGGCGCTGACCCAACTGGAAGCAAAGCTTCCGTTGGCCTCGCTGCAGTTGGCTAAGGAACTCTTCGGAATCCTGGGAACGGTGGACAGCTCGGCTGGCTTGCGCCGCGCCCTGACTGATCCGTCCCGCACCGGTGACGAAAAGTCGGCGCTTGTCAGGCAGCTTGTTGGCGGAAAAGTCTCCGCTGAGGCTGCGGACATCGCGGGCGGACTGGCCAGTTCACGCTGGGCATCGGCCCGAGATATCGGCGATGCACTCGAGACGCTTGCCGCAACGGTGGTTATCGCTGTTGCTGAAAACAAGTCGGCCGTTTCTGCCTCCGGGATCTCTGGGCTGGAAGAGCTGGAGAACGATCTGTTCTCCTTCAACCAGGCCGTTGCCTCCAACCACGAGGTACAACGTGCTCTGTCGGAGCCGCAGGCCAGTGCTGCAGCGAAGACCGCGTTGGCGCAGAAGCTGCATCCCGGCGCAGGCGAGGAAGCAAAAGTCCTCATCGCGCAGGCAGTTTCCCAGCCCCGCGGCATCAAGGCGACTCGGCTCGTAGCCCGGTTCGCCGAGCTGGCAGCCAAACGGCAGCAGCGCTGGATTGCAACGGTCAGCGTCACCCGTCCCTTGACGGAGACGCAGTTCGCCCGCCTCCAGGCAGGGCTTAATTCCCTGTACGGTCGCGAGCTCAAGATCAACCTCACCGTTGATCCTGAACTGATCGGCGGAATCCGTGTCCAGGTGGGTGACGAAGTGCTCGACGCTTCGGTTATCACCCGGCTGGGACAGCTTCACCGCCAACTGGCCGGATAG